Below is a window of Onychostoma macrolepis isolate SWU-2019 chromosome 06, ASM1243209v1, whole genome shotgun sequence DNA.
TATcgtcaaaatataaaaataattatcagtGCATTACAGTCAAAAATCACTCTAACACACAGCCATTTATACTGTATGATCGAAGACACAAATGTTCAATAAACAGGtgcatgtattaaataataaaaaagtatgatATCACCCTTAAATATAAATTCATTTGATTTACAGTCACAGGATATATTATCTGCTATTTTATCAGAATTTCATAGATTTACAGCTATCTGCTTTTCATTTACTTATCAATGCAAGGATTTATATACAAGTATGAGTGTACTGAACCTGGTCCAGGTCCTGGTGAATAAGGACTCATGCTTCTTCTCATCATTTGTTGTGGTGTTTCTGTCTGGCTCGCTCCTGTTGGGCTGGCTACAGACCCGGCTAGCCCTTTCTCTGGAGGCCCTCCTGGGGCACCGTGAAGGGGTGTGCCTCCTGGGGACCTGGGACTGGGTACTGGACCTGGAGTAGCCATTGCAACATGCCTCTGCCGAAGATCTGGATATAATGAGAGTACATGATGCATAAggaaaacacacataaacacataatcaaaaatataacatacaaACCTTGTCCTGGTCTAGGGGTCATATGTGGTCTGACTGGAGTGGCTTCTGCTTCCTGTAAAGACAAACCATGTATTCATCTAGCTCACTAGCTCCAAAAATAAATCTCTACATCCGTGTAAagctttaataatacatttgacTGTACTTACTGCTTTCTTTTTAGATTCTGGATCGAATCTCTCCAATATGAGTTTAGCATTTTTGTAGGTCTCCGTTTCCATCACCTCCTCAAGCTGACAAAAAACATAGTTCATTTGTTTCATGGTAcatataaacaattttattcaTCTGATATATTAGTGTCCACAAACGAGCTTAATTCCTTAGACATCAGTTCTAATGTGTATGCAATCCCACTTACTATTTTCCGTTTCTGTGCTTTTAAATCATCTAATTTTTCATCTGAAACAGAAGAAACCATAAATTAGTCAAAATATAAAGATATTCACTCAAAAGACCAGTGAGTGCATCAATCAAAACCCAAGCAGATCCCTGTCAAGATCTTTGATGCATTCAAACAtttacagtgccctccactaatattggcacccttgataaatatgagcaaaggcggctgtgaaaataaatctgcattgtttatccttttgatctttcactcaaaaaattcacaaaattctaacctatcattgaagtcaaacaattgaaagtggggggaaaatctcatgatgaaataaatgtttttctccaatgaatgttggccgcaattattggcacccctagaaattcttatgagtaaaatatctcagaagtatattcccatccatatttacattttttagcacaccagggtgactaggagcatgcaATTGTCCAACCacgacttcctgttccacaggattgtaaatatgaggaacacaaaggccaaattcccttaatcatccatcacaaggagtaaaacctaagaatataattctgatgtgcagaacaagattgttgagcatcacaaaatagaaagtggctttaagaaaaaagctaaagcattgaaaatccccatttccaccatcagggtaataattaagagTTTCCagtcaactaaagatgttaaaaatctgtCTGGAAGAGAGAAAATATCATATGCTTACTGTTTCTCTCTGTACGTTTggagaagaggaagatgagCAGTTTTCTTAGTAGCAACACTCTATGAAGAGAGAGAATATAAAATTAAGCAAGAAAACACATTAACAAACTAATAATGCAGCACAATAACCTATAAGCCAAGCAGCCTTTAAAAAGGAGTATAACACAATGCAATACATATCTATTTGTGATATAATATGTAATACAGATGTAATAACATCAAAGGTAATACAACAAGCAGGCCTAACACAATGTCATTATCCATGAATAAAACAGGACTCACAGTGCAGGAAAGGCCAGCAGAGGCAAGGCAGTGATGAGCCGAGCGCTCCATTGCTCAGGGAAATACAGgtaatacacacacagacatgtgaTCAGGTACAGAGCAGATGAGTAGAAGAGAAGTCGGCCCACCCACAACTTCAGCAAACGCTGGTTCTTTGCACGAAACTCATCAAGGTCCTTTATGTCCTGTGGATTCATGTCGCAATATTGTAAGACCATTACCAATGTAATTACGTTAGGCTAAATGCCTAAAAATGCTACATttgataacatttaatttaacctTGTAAAGTCTACTCTATTATATCATATATGATTCATAAACTTCTAGGCTCTCTCAATTATTAACATGATCAAACTGAAAAACCatctactacatgccttctgtctGATTGATTCATACTTTTTTAGAGAGTAAATGGCTTTTTAGCTGAATTCTAAAAATCTCTTCTTTGTGGTACAAGTccttttgctgtgaaatctttaatgagtaaagtaaatgcaaaaataactttttattttgttattaatatttcaaaatgaacatttgaacTGAAAAACTTGATTGTcttttagaaaaatcattttaaatcacGTCATTTCTTGCTAAAACAGGCTTATGATGAACATTTATCTCAACCATCATTGCACGGCATTATATGTTTTTAACTACATAGCTTTGATCAGAAAACAAAAAGTATTTATCATCTTGATATcaaataatatgcattttatgcaagtaAGTCTTCAATAAtgttacagaaaaaaatctcattgatttacattattaGCAAAACTTAATTTCCgttttggccatataaatataaataacaacatctgcactaaattgcatatttttgctcaatgtgggcctctgaataaaactaaTGTTTTTTTACAAGTTGAGCatgagctccatattctcacAATATGGCCATAAAATCCTGATGTatcaaaaataatacaaacataaaacacatgttattcaaaaatctaaattatgaaTTAACATCATTTGCTTACACTaacaaaagtcatttttaaggTCAAGTTGGATAGCAATAACTcctcaaaataaattataatgtttgtttatatgGTGGCATGAATAACAGATTTGTCACCATGTGTCATGTTACAGCATTTCATTAAAACCTACGCCCAACATAAATCTGAGCAACATTGGCCTTGCTAATGCAGAACATGAATACTGAATGCTGGATATAAACTCTGTTAGTTACATTTGAATGTACAGTAGAAATTAAACTTAAAGCCCTCTGGAATTGCATAATGTATTCTTACAGCTCACTCTAAACCAAAGCAGTGACCACTACTGGACAGTTAAGGTCAACCGCAGCAGCCCAACAAACAGATGGTCCTGTCAATACAGTCTCCAGATAGACGGCGGGTTCAGGAGGCGAGCCAGGAATGAGTAAAGCAAGGAAATGCAGCCAGTACAAGGGTTCAGATGATGACATACAGCTCTGTGGTGTGTGATAAGGTCACGATGGCTGAAAGTAGTCTGTGGGTTTGAAAGGGCAGGACAACAGTGGAGAACATACCTTATCCAATACCTCTAGAAGTTCCACAGTGGAAGGTTTAGTCTGTTGGAACATAACAATTACATTATTGTTTATAGAATGGGTTTGATTAAGAAGTGCAAGGACTGGATTgggggtaaaaaaaataaaataaaattgcaaaagGAAAGATATTCTCACCTTCCACCGTGAAATTATGGCTCCCATTGTCAGTAACGCGAAATCCACACCTTAAAAACAGAAACCAAGCATTTTAATTACCCTCGCAACACATCCACACTCTCTAATGCATCTGTCTGGAAGATATTGCTCGCCTCGTACATAATATTAAGAAACACGCTTGCAACCAAACGAATACAAAGAGTAAGTATATTCAACTGAGAAATAAGACAACAGTGCAACTGTAATTTTTGCAGAGGATATTACTGTAACAGGGACAGGAAGAAAACAACTGCCCTAAAACTGTCCTGGATCAAATTCGCTTAACGTAAAGCCGTAAGCAGTGTGATTTAAACATATGTTCATTAGGTTAGGTTATTAATCTTAATATTATAAGATTAAAATTTGCATGAGTTCACTCGTTAACTTGCCTTTCTACAGAGATGGGTCGGAGCCTGGGCGTGTGACGGTGACGTTTTCAGAGGTTTTCGGAAGTTAATGTGaaccttcaaaataaaagccttgTAGTTTATAATTAAAAGCCTTGCAACAATTTATCTCGTCTAATAATGCTTAAATGTAATTCTGCATTAAAACTGCACTGACTGCATAGATTAATCCCGCTAATAATCCAGTaattatataaaagtataaaccCATTTTTATGGCCCTCTTTTGTGCGATAATTATCAGAAATTACACTACgaaaaaaaattgaaagaaGAAAAGCAATGAAAAAAGAAAGGTGGTATCCTACatggaaatataaaatatgtaaatgtgaaaaCGAAAGCGGAATGTTTTAGCTGTGAAAACTGTTTTGTATACATCATGCAACCAGCGTTAAACGTACCCTGCACATAGGCCTATTTTGGGATTATTTTTTTACCAGAAATAGTAATAGTacttttaaatagtaattttgGCAGCCCAAAACACTGAGCTGTTGAATAAAATATGCTATAAACCCTGCTCATTAAGGGATCTGCATTTATTGAATTGACATAGCAAATTAGGCTATACAGCTAGCTACACAGTGTgccaaaaaaacatacacagttCTGTTGAATGATAAAATTTGCCAGGACCAGGAATGTTGTAGCtgtccaggtttttttttttttctatttctattacaaaaaaaaaaaaaagaaagaaaaagaaaaaaaaaaaagcccattaCGTTTCacctatatttatattatatcaaCTGACGTTTAAGAGATATTTTGATGGTTCCCTTAATTTATATTGTTCACATTAAATATCGAAAGAATCTGCTGTAGGCTGTGTGGCTACACAGAGACACTCCATTATAAACCCATGCTTATTTTATTAGTTGTGGGAAAATACGATTACACGTAAAATTATAATTGAAagatttttaaactgtattacaACTGTCAGGCCGTTACGACGaatgctgcacacacacacacacacacacacaaatgtagaGCGATACACAGCGTCTCACATGCGCTCACACATCAACGTGAGTTTTAATAGAaggtaaatgtaatattgtataatattacaaattgtTCGTATTCTAACACCCGTGCACAAATGCATTAAGTCTCTCTCAActctcaccacacacacacacacacacacacacagagagagagagagagagagagagagagagagatacctTGCAGGGTTATTGTAggctattgtatttatttaggctattttatttatttttttgtaataggCTACCATACTACAAATGAAAGGCAGTGAtagtaattaaaattataactttgttAAAATTTATTACAAGAGCTTTTGTTTCCTTGTTCACAAGTCCTGCACAGACCAGTTTTAGGCAGTTGAAAAAAGAGGGAATTTctgatttttaaatggatgagggattttacctttttttaatcATAGAATGATAGAAGATGCCTGACATAACATAGCTAACATCGAGCAGTCATGCATGTGCAGATACTTGCTGCCGATATTGCCGGACTTCGCCCTACATTTTGAGCTATTTCAGGCGTTTCTGTTTCCTTCATTTGTTCGTTTTTGTAGATCGTAAATGGTTAGCTGGCAACGCCACTGTGGGGTAGAAAATCTGCGGTTTCTAAGCTCTTCCCAGCTCAAAAGTTGATTTACAGCTCAGGTTGTAAAACGGTTTTTACGAGCCTCGCGCGTCCGTCATTGGGTATCACAGATGAGACGCGCTCCGGGCTCGCGGTAATATTGGCCCCTCTCTTTCCTTCCCACGCGCTCTGTTGCATAGGAAAGCTCAGTACGAGGACGTCTGTCTGCAATTCTGTCTGTTTTATCATTTGtgcagtatattttatttttttgtatttctttttatttaactcttttctttttctttctcttttaaatatcgactgtttaatttaatacagggaaatgtattttaaatagggCTTTTTTGCATCAAATGGTAAGTGCAGCTGCAAAatcaaatttaatgtttttttttctctttaaaataattttaattgacTTTTCCTGATCAATCAGTAGCtttatcaataattatcaattGTGAATTTTAACAGGAAAATTCTTATAGTCTGGTCATCCTGTGTCTTTTTATGCAGACGACAATTTACATTGTAGAATAAGAGAAATTGTAATTCTAAAAATTTAAGACAATAAGACAATCTTGAGATGAGGTCAGATAAGTCAAAATGTGTTGTGCATTTCTGTTCTATGAGTAAAtctgaatttattattttggtttcTTTGTTAACGAatcaatttaaatttgaaagcgAGAGGGTTCTCCTAATTTACTACCTTACTGCATTgcggcgagagagagagagagagagagagagagaaacacagagGCACCATGAAAGAAATTTGATTTTCTTGATGTCCTAAGATAGCAGATTTCTCTTTCtgaaatagttttaattttttttattacatgattACAAAAGGCAccaattttatttcaattagaaAATATCTgaaattaacaattaaaaaaaaaaaaaacaaaaaaaaacattaaatacctcaaaatagcatttttttttccattttgagagacattttatttatatgcttTAATATGATAGAAATAATTGATAAAATGGTCTTTAAGATAATTCCTCGTAATTTGTATCTTAACTGAAAtgattttgctttaaaaaaagattttcttgtTTACGGGGTGTTTTCAATTTTCATGTGTTAAACATTATCAACGccttaattttattcatttttattatttttttattttttattttatttattaatttatttatttattgtctggACCGTGGAAACgttgtgttctttttttttttttaattttttttaggacCTTCCATTTCTGAAAATTCATTCGGAATCTTCCGTCGTCTATATATACCCTGTAGAACCGAATGTGTGTTTCCACAGCACATTCACAGATTCGGTTTTAGGGGAGTATATGGACGATGCAAAAACGTCTGCTTTCCATATAAAACCACACTGCATTTGCTGAATGCAACAACTCGAccacttttttctttcttttttttttttaaattctgttttgtACTTGAATCAATGCACACTGAATGCAAAAACAAACGGTGCTAGTTAAAATAGCTATTTAAGtagtttcttttttctctttttttttgcctttcaaataggctatttaGCTAATTTGTTGTGATTTTGTATAACATCCAATAATATCCTAAATAATTAGAATATTACCAAGtctttaatgtgtgtttgtattgaATTTTGTTTCTTTAGCTCGCCTTTCTTCCCTTCCTTCCTTTTAGAGAACAGGTTAAGATGCCCCGACCTCCGCTcaagactgaaaaaaaataaataaataaaaatacagcaccACAATAAAGTACATGCACTTTGTGGTTTACTGATGAGCTGAAATGTGACTTGAATATATGTGTCAATGTTCTAAATGTATAATGTGCTGTAATAAAAAGAAAGTGtataaatgtgtcatttttgtttccaaatagcctaaatacaatacaataacataaaaaaattactaCAATTCATTATCTCTGTTCTCATATACTAATAGCCAATACCATACATATAGTTTTAggtttaaaaactatttaaaaaaaggttttaacaAGATTTAACATATTAAGGCTATTAATGCATGCACCTATATTTATATTGAAGAGCTGTAATAAATAGTGTCAATATCTGTATGTATTATGATAATAATAGCCTAGCATTTGACTAAAGATCAATTGAGATGCGGCTCACACAGTGGAAGGCGTGTGCACATGATTTACTGTCCGCGCCCAGTTCTAATGGCACCATAATGACCGCTTGCAGACACCTGCTCCTCCACTATAAAATACATTAGCAcataaataactataaaatatacagaGCCGGAATCAAAATTACTGTGGTTataacaaactaaaattaaaaaaagaaagga
It encodes the following:
- the lnpk gene encoding LOW QUALITY PROTEIN: endoplasmic reticulum junction formation protein lunapark-B (The sequence of the model RefSeq protein was modified relative to this genomic sequence to represent the inferred CDS: inserted 2 bases in 1 codon) — encoded protein: MGAIISRWKTKPSTVELLEVLDKDIKDLDEFRAKNQRLLKLWVGRLLFYSSALYLITCLCVYYLYFPEQWSARLITALPLLAFPALVLLLRKLLIFLFSKRTERNNEKLDDLKAQKRKILEEVMETETYKNAKLILERFDPESKKKAEAEATPVRPHMTPRPGQDLRQRHVAMATPGPVPSPRSPGGTPLHGAPGGPPEKGLAGSVASPTGASQTETPQQMMRRSMSPYSPGPGPGMRPPGPPLARPILPRERSAVDRVIEYLVGDGPQNRYALICQQCFSHNGMALKEEFEYVAFRCAYCYFMNPARKTRXPRLPEFSFERRLRSESPETQSSAATETPEDSDAPEDDIERTTTVEPQDPTAEDPPAAHESEEEEAQSQQSPSPSEDVQQEEAGAQGQQQKEEESS